The proteins below come from a single Eucalyptus grandis isolate ANBG69807.140 chromosome 3, ASM1654582v1, whole genome shotgun sequence genomic window:
- the LOC120291913 gene encoding glycine-rich cell wall structural protein 1-like, producing the protein MAPGGRLIGRRNSGGGAAASERRRAPTQGSGGVGAGSRVTELGRGSLGGGVGCGAGFVGRWAAASAAVRSSAVGSRATGGHAGDGAGLQVAVGFGGDGRGVVVRRGGAVAGARECWCDVGGKARRQCSWWHSSERASG; encoded by the coding sequence ATGGCGCCGGGCGGTCGTTTGATCGGTCGTCGGAACTCCGGCGGGGGAGCGGCTGCGAGTGAACGGCGGCGGGCTCCAACTCAAGGAAGCGGCGGAGTCGGGGCTGGGTCGCGAGTCACGGAGCTAGGTCGCGGGTCGCTGGGCGGCGGCGTCGGCTGCGGTGCGGGGTTCGTGGGTCGCTGGGCAGCAGCGTCGGCTGCAGTGCGGAGCTCGGCTGTGGGATCTCGAGCAACGGGCGGACACGCCGGCGACGGTGCTGGGCTACAGGTCGCGGTGGGCTTCGGTGGTGATGGTAGAGGCGTGGTGGTGCGACGCGGAGGTGCGGTGGCCGGCGCGAGGGAATGCTGGTGCGACGTTGGCGGCAAGGCGCGGCGACAGTGCTCGTGGTGGCACAGCAGCGAGCGGGCTTCGGGTTGA